Proteins from one Periplaneta americana isolate PAMFEO1 chromosome 6, P.americana_PAMFEO1_priV1, whole genome shotgun sequence genomic window:
- the fal gene encoding deoxynucleoside triphosphate triphosphohydrolase SAMHD1 isoform X1 produces the protein MEKRRTTTSLGQGHKNYTCSTNVTKGNVYATAVMDINMPPEYKMFNDSVHGHIKLHPVCVQIIDTLEFQRLRNIKQCGPLYWVFPGSSHNRFEHSLGVCYLAGQMVEALRRNCSYDIISDDEKLCLEIAGLCHDLGHGPMSHTWEKFLKAASRSNGTGNNGGWRHEDASIKMFRHLMFNNSNKLKNLLEKALPDMIEKGIDFMKLIEELIMGKGKTLGNEKIFLYEIISNKETGIDVDRWDYFLRDGLHLNFKFTFDYRRLLEFCRVINVEGKKRICFRNKEAQNIYDMFLVRAKLHNRAYGHHVSRSIEEMFIDAFVAADKEGYEVCVPSGTKFKLSEAHKNMESLTCLTDHIIFDILCSAKCGKARALMQRILNRDLYTVVYCKNFSARLAKALREKESYTDTQKLKADVEEEIRIYKQEIQEEIKKLCRSMEYYTEDKFKVEIVKLDMGIEFSNATRNAGSKINPFSNIHFYDKKDVDKAVVMEWEHVPIFLIPEDSIHRIEALIIYKNHESLKNHTQALQELKEIRDELAQRWKSQ, from the exons ATGGAAAAGCGTAGAACTACAACTTCTTTAGGCCAAGGACACAAAAACTATACATGCTCTACAAACGTAACGAAGGGAAATGTGTATGCTACTGCCGTCATGG ACATAAACATGCCGCCAGAGTACAAGATGTTCAACGACAGTGTGCATGGCCACATCAAGCTGCACCCAGTGTGTGTCCAGATCATAGACACGCTGGAGTTCCAGAGACTGAGAAACATAAAGCAGTGCGGTCCCTTGTACTGGGTGTTTCCGGGATCGAGCCACAACCGTTTTGAGCACTCACTGGG GGTGTGCTACCTTGCGGGACAGATGGTTGAAgctttgagaagaaactgcagcTATgatattatatctgatgatgagAAGTTATGCCTGGAGATCGCAGGACTGTGCCATGATCTGGGGCATGGACCCATGTCACACACGTGGGAAAAATTTCTGAAAGCTGCATCGAGGTCAAATGGAACTGGAAATAATGGAGGATGGAGG CACGAGGATGCCAGCATAAAGATGTTCAGACACTTAATGTTCAACAACAGTAACAAGTTGAAGAACCTGTTGGAGAAAGCCCTTCCTGATATGATAGAAAAAGGGATAGACTTTATGAAATTAATAGAGGAATTGATTATGGGAAAGGGAAAAACGCTTGGTAATGAGAAGATTTTCCTCTATGAG ATCATTTCTAACAAGGAAACTGGGATTGATGTGGACAGATGGGATTACTTTCTAAGAGATGGTCTTCACCTGAATTTCAAGTTCACATTTGACTATCGGCGTTTGTTGGAGTTTTGCAGAGTCATTAAtgtggaaggaaagaaaagaatctGCTTCCGCAATAAAGAGGCTCAAAATATATACGACATGTTCCTAGTACGAGCAAAGCTACATAACAGAGCATATGGGCATCATGTTTCCAGATCCATTGAAGAAAT GTTCATAGATGCCTTTGTAGCTGCAGACAAAGAGGGATACGAAGTTTGTGTTCCAAGTGGCACAAA atTTAAGTTGTCAGAAGCCCACAAAAATATGGAGTCACTAACTTGCTTGACTGATCACATTATTTTTGATATTCTCTGTAGTGCAAAGTGTGGGAAAGCAAGGGCACTGATGCAACGCATTCTCAACAGAGACTTATACACAGTTGTATATTGCAAGAATTTTTCAGCAAGACTG GCCAAAGCTCTCAGAGAGAAGGAATCATACACTGATACTCAAAAACTGAAAGCTGACGTAGAGGAAGAGATACGTATATACAAACAGGAAATCcaagaggaaataaaaaaactATGCAGATCTATGGAATATTACACAGAGGATAAGTTCAAGGTGGAGATTGTGAAATTAGATATGGGCATTGAATTCAGCAATGCCACTCGTAATGCTGGTAGTAAGATAAACCCATTCAGTAACATCCACTTCTACGACAAGAAAGACGTGGATAAAGCAGTGGTGATGGAATGGGAACATGTTCCTATCTTCTTAATCCCCGA
- the fal gene encoding deoxynucleoside triphosphate triphosphohydrolase SAMHD1 isoform X2: MPPEYKMFNDSVHGHIKLHPVCVQIIDTLEFQRLRNIKQCGPLYWVFPGSSHNRFEHSLGVCYLAGQMVEALRRNCSYDIISDDEKLCLEIAGLCHDLGHGPMSHTWEKFLKAASRSNGTGNNGGWRHEDASIKMFRHLMFNNSNKLKNLLEKALPDMIEKGIDFMKLIEELIMGKGKTLGNEKIFLYEIISNKETGIDVDRWDYFLRDGLHLNFKFTFDYRRLLEFCRVINVEGKKRICFRNKEAQNIYDMFLVRAKLHNRAYGHHVSRSIEEMFIDAFVAADKEGYEVCVPSGTKFKLSEAHKNMESLTCLTDHIIFDILCSAKCGKARALMQRILNRDLYTVVYCKNFSARLAKALREKESYTDTQKLKADVEEEIRIYKQEIQEEIKKLCRSMEYYTEDKFKVEIVKLDMGIEFSNATRNAGSKINPFSNIHFYDKKDVDKAVVMEWEHVPIFLIPEDSIHRIEALIIYKNHESLKNHTQALQELKEIRDELAQRWKSQ; encoded by the exons ATGCCGCCAGAGTACAAGATGTTCAACGACAGTGTGCATGGCCACATCAAGCTGCACCCAGTGTGTGTCCAGATCATAGACACGCTGGAGTTCCAGAGACTGAGAAACATAAAGCAGTGCGGTCCCTTGTACTGGGTGTTTCCGGGATCGAGCCACAACCGTTTTGAGCACTCACTGGG GGTGTGCTACCTTGCGGGACAGATGGTTGAAgctttgagaagaaactgcagcTATgatattatatctgatgatgagAAGTTATGCCTGGAGATCGCAGGACTGTGCCATGATCTGGGGCATGGACCCATGTCACACACGTGGGAAAAATTTCTGAAAGCTGCATCGAGGTCAAATGGAACTGGAAATAATGGAGGATGGAGG CACGAGGATGCCAGCATAAAGATGTTCAGACACTTAATGTTCAACAACAGTAACAAGTTGAAGAACCTGTTGGAGAAAGCCCTTCCTGATATGATAGAAAAAGGGATAGACTTTATGAAATTAATAGAGGAATTGATTATGGGAAAGGGAAAAACGCTTGGTAATGAGAAGATTTTCCTCTATGAG ATCATTTCTAACAAGGAAACTGGGATTGATGTGGACAGATGGGATTACTTTCTAAGAGATGGTCTTCACCTGAATTTCAAGTTCACATTTGACTATCGGCGTTTGTTGGAGTTTTGCAGAGTCATTAAtgtggaaggaaagaaaagaatctGCTTCCGCAATAAAGAGGCTCAAAATATATACGACATGTTCCTAGTACGAGCAAAGCTACATAACAGAGCATATGGGCATCATGTTTCCAGATCCATTGAAGAAAT GTTCATAGATGCCTTTGTAGCTGCAGACAAAGAGGGATACGAAGTTTGTGTTCCAAGTGGCACAAA atTTAAGTTGTCAGAAGCCCACAAAAATATGGAGTCACTAACTTGCTTGACTGATCACATTATTTTTGATATTCTCTGTAGTGCAAAGTGTGGGAAAGCAAGGGCACTGATGCAACGCATTCTCAACAGAGACTTATACACAGTTGTATATTGCAAGAATTTTTCAGCAAGACTG GCCAAAGCTCTCAGAGAGAAGGAATCATACACTGATACTCAAAAACTGAAAGCTGACGTAGAGGAAGAGATACGTATATACAAACAGGAAATCcaagaggaaataaaaaaactATGCAGATCTATGGAATATTACACAGAGGATAAGTTCAAGGTGGAGATTGTGAAATTAGATATGGGCATTGAATTCAGCAATGCCACTCGTAATGCTGGTAGTAAGATAAACCCATTCAGTAACATCCACTTCTACGACAAGAAAGACGTGGATAAAGCAGTGGTGATGGAATGGGAACATGTTCCTATCTTCTTAATCCCCGA